From Acomys russatus chromosome 2, mAcoRus1.1, whole genome shotgun sequence, one genomic window encodes:
- the Tal2 gene encoding T-cell acute lymphocytic leukemia protein 2 isoform X2 produces the protein MTRKIFTNSRERWRQQNVNSAFAKLRELIPTHPPDKKLSKNETLRLAMRYINFLLMVLGEQSLQQTGAASQGNILQLFPQRSHLPDVDNRTLLNDYGVSAPGPSHGAP, from the coding sequence ATGACGAGAAAGATCTTTACAAACAGCAGGGAGCGGTGGAGGCAGCAGAATGTCAACAGCGCCTTCGCCAAGCTGAGGGAGCtcatccccacccaccctccagaCAAGAAGCTGAGCAAAAACGAAACACTGCGCTTGGCAATGAGGTACATCAACTTCTTGCTCATGGTCCTGGGAGAGCAAAGCCTCCAGCAAACCGGAGCAGCTTCACAGGGGAACATTCTGCAGCTCTTTCCCCAACGGTCCCACCTGCCAGATGTGGACAACAGAACTCTACTCAATGACTACGGAGTTTCTGCCCCTGGCCCAAGCCACGGGGCTCCCTAG
- the Tal2 gene encoding T-cell acute lymphocytic leukemia protein 2 isoform X1 yields MKSGLNKWVGNLDMTRKIFTNSRERWRQQNVNSAFAKLRELIPTHPPDKKLSKNETLRLAMRYINFLLMVLGEQSLQQTGAASQGNILQLFPQRSHLPDVDNRTLLNDYGVSAPGPSHGAP; encoded by the exons ATGAAATCAGGCCTCAACAAATGGGTGGG GAACCTGGACATGACGAGAAAGATCTTTACAAACAGCAGGGAGCGGTGGAGGCAGCAGAATGTCAACAGCGCCTTCGCCAAGCTGAGGGAGCtcatccccacccaccctccagaCAAGAAGCTGAGCAAAAACGAAACACTGCGCTTGGCAATGAGGTACATCAACTTCTTGCTCATGGTCCTGGGAGAGCAAAGCCTCCAGCAAACCGGAGCAGCTTCACAGGGGAACATTCTGCAGCTCTTTCCCCAACGGTCCCACCTGCCAGATGTGGACAACAGAACTCTACTCAATGACTACGGAGTTTCTGCCCCTGGCCCAAGCCACGGGGCTCCCTAG